The Wolbachia endosymbiont (group B) of Gerris lacustris genomic interval GGGTTATTAATTACAAATTCCTTTACATCTTCATAAGTTAAATTACCTATCATATTCAAATCTTACCCTCATTGCTATACGCTTATTATATCAACTTTTTCATTATCAATCAAGTAATCTTGCAGTCTCAAATGGCATGATATATATTGTATGCTTTATTTATGACTCTCGAGTAAATGATGGAAGATTTAGCCTATAAGTTAGTGAAAGTAACCGAAGCTGCAGCACTTGCTGCACATAAATTGGTAGGTTTAGGTGATGAAAAAAAGGCCGATCAGGTTGCAGTTGACGCAATGCGTATGGTGCTAAACTCCATGGAAATAAATGGTACTATTGTAATTGGCGAGGGGGAGAGAGATGAAGCACCAATGCTATATATCGGAGAAAAAGTTGGCACAGGAAGTGGCCTTGAGATTGACATCGCTGTTGATCCACTTGAGGGCACTACGATTTGTGCTCATTACAAATCAGGAGCAATGTCCGTTCTTGCTGCAACGAAAAAAGGTAATTTTTTACATGCACCTGATGTTTATATGGAAAAGATAGCAGTGGGAAAAAATCTCCCAGAAGGTGTAGTTTCACTGAAAAATAGTGTTGAAGGGAATTTGGGCAATTTAGCTAAGGCAAAAGGATGTAAAGTAAGTGATCTTATAGTAACTGTACTTAAACGTGAAAGACATGATGAGTTAATAGCAAAAATTAGGAAATTGGGTGCAAAGATTAAATTAATAGATGATGGCGATGTTGCAGCCGTAGTTTCGCTAATAAATGGCAATCACGATATGTATATTGGAATAGGTGGAGCTCCAGAAGGAGTTCTTGCAGCAGCAGCGCTACGCTCAATCGGTGGGCAGATAGAAGGAAGGTTAATATTTGACACGGATCAATTAAAAGAAAGAGCAAAAAATTTGAATATCACTGACCCAGAAAAAGTCTACACCGTGAAAGACATGGCAAGAAGTGAATCAGTGTTTATTGCAACTGGAGTAACAAATGGAGAACTTGTGGATGGAATAAAATTTGATCAAGATACCTGCTTAATCCATTCATTAATAATATTACCTGGTAAAGTAGTAAAAATACAAACGAAATCAATATCTTGAACATTTATTATATACTAATTATATAATTTTGCAGAAGCTATCTATAGTTGTCCTATAAAAAATGAGTTTATATATTAATTTTAGCTTTACAGCATTTGGCATTAAGTTATAATTAAGCTTACTTATATATAAGAGGTGTGAAATGTTTGGTTGGATTCCTAATTTCTTAAATATTTCCAGTAATGAGGAGAAAAACTCATTGCCTGAAGAAAATAATCATTCTTTCTCTAACAGCACAGAAAGTTTATTAGTCCAATCTACTAAAAAAAATCCTCAACTTGATGATCAAAGTAGAACTGACCCATCTCTTCAAACAAATCTTCAATTTAGTGAGGATGATGTAAAAAACGTGCTCCAAGACTTCAAAAAATTGGATTATAATGATAGTAAGTGTTTTAACAAAATAGCAGAGAAGTATAAAAAAGAGAGAGGCCTTTTTGACTATGTAGTGTTAAGCAAGCGAAGGGAGATAATCAATATATTAGATAATAAGCTTCCTGATCTCAAAAGACAAGAAGAGTTTAGAAAAAGATTGGGTGAGTATATTTATTCTAGGATTAAAGATGGAATGAGTTATGGAGAAAAGCTCCAAAGTACACTTCAGTTTCTTAAAGGTAGGGCAGAAGAAGTATTATCAGATTTTAAAAATTTGAGATTCGATTTTAAGGATAATAAATGTGAAGACCCTAATGATTATGTAAATTATAATAGTGGCCGGCCGGCAGATCCATTTGATAAAATAGCAAATTATTATCGAAAAAAAAGGGATATTTTTCTTTTTAACTGTGCGATATTGAGTCAGCAAAAAGAAATAATGAATATATTAGATAAGAAGTTTACTAATGAAGATCAGAAAAAGAATTTTGAAAATAGGTTAGGTAGATATCTTATTCGAATTGAAGAAGGGATGAATGATGCAAAAGAATTTCTAAAAGAAGATGGTCTAGTAGGCTTTTTTGATGGACGTTATTGGTCAGGCGAAAATCAAGAATTTAATCATTATGATAATCTTAGTGTAAATATTATTAAACCTGAAAAGAGTTTAGAAACAAGCCATCTTTTCACTAACAAAATTGAAAGGATGGAAAGAAATAAAAATGGGGTAAAAAGAGCAAAAATATACAGCGATGGTAAACTAATTGTAACGATTGAAAAGAATGACAAGCAACAAAGAAATTACCGCTTTGCAAAAGATGCAACATGCAATATGAAAATTAGGTGGAGTGCAGAAGATGAGAAAGGTAATTCTGTTAACTGCTTTATTAGTTTAAATGTAAATCCTAGTGACATTGAGATTGATCAGGTAACTATTAATGGTGAAAATGTTCAAGTAGAGGAAATTTTAGAATTAGCTAGGCAAAATAAGGATGTGATTATGGAAGATAAAGCTTTACATGAATTTTTAGAAGGATATCTGCAGCAAGATGTACAATCACAGGAAGAGATAATAAAGAGATGTGATGAAACTCCTGGAACTAAACTTGATAATCTGGAGATAGAGCAGTTCTCTTTCTCTCCTTTATCTGAAGAGGAGATAGAGGAAGAAGAGAGAAGAGAATATGAAAATTCATGGGCTGCATCAGGAAGGTGTTAGACTAATTAGACATTAAACCTAAAGTGCATTATATCACCATCTTGCACTATATAGTTTCTGCCTTCGAAGCGAATTTTTCCTGCGTCTTTACAAGCCGGTTCACTTCCATACTTTATGTAGTCTGCAAAGCTTATGGTTTCTGCTTTTATGAAGCCTTTCTCAAAATCAGTGTGGATTACACCTGCTGCCTTATCAGCTGTTGATCCTATTTTTACTGGCCATGCCCGTGCTTCTTTGGGGCCCACAGTAAAGAAAGTTATCATACTCAGCACTTCATACATAATACGCGCTACTCCATCAAGTCCTGATTCTTGCAAGCCAAATTCTAATAAAAAATTCTGTTTTTCCTCTTCACTATCAAGATTTGCAATATCTGCTTCAAGTTTTGCTGAAATGCAATAAAATTTACTTTTATTTTCTTCCGCCATTTTTTTTACCCTTTTAGATAGTTCATTACCAGTTATGATATGCGTATCTTCAACATTGCAGACGTACATAACAGGCTTTGTTGTTAGCAATTGAAGTGACTTCATTTCATCTTCATCAATATGCTCTAAACTTCTTGCAGGCTTGCCAAGTTTTAAAGTAGCTAAAACTTCTTGCATCAACTCAAGCTGCTTCTTTAGCTCTTTACCACCTTGCTTTGCTTTTTTTTCAAGTTGCGGTAGCCTTTTTTCTATGCTGTCAATATCAGCTAGGATTAATTCCATTTCCACTATTTCAGCATCTGATATTGGATCTACAGTACTGTGTACGTGACTGATATCATCATCTGTAAAGCATCTGAGCAGATGAACAATAGCATCAACTTCTCTGATATGACTTAAAAATTTGTTTCCGAGTCCTTCACCTTTGCTTGCACCCTTAACCAGGCCTGCAATATCTACAATTTCTAATTGGTTGTAAATTGTTTTCTCTGAGTTGGCAATTGCTGCAATTTGTTTCAAACGCTGATCTCGTATTGGCACTTTGCCAACATTTGGCTCAATTGTGCAGAAAGGATAGTTTGCAGCTTCAGCTGCACTTGACTCTGTGAGCGCATTAAATAAGGTTGATTTTCCTATATTCGGCAGTCCAACTATGCCACAGTTAAAGCTCATATTCGCTATCTTAAAGCCGTAATTATTGCATAATTTAAAAATTTTTGCTATACTTAATTAGTTACTGATTAATAAGTTTTTTAATATAGAGTGCATCAGATACGCAATTCATTGAAGTATGTGGCTAGCAAAGATACAAAGAGCTTTTTAAGTGATTTAAAGAAGGTATATCAAGCACCAAGCAAGGAAATTGCTGAGAATTATCTACTAGAACTAGATGAAAAATGGGGTGCAAAGTACCCTATGGTTATAAAATCGTGGCAGAATAACTGAGAAAATTTGTCTAGTTATTTCAAGTATTCTGATCCAGTGAGGAGAGTAATTTACACCACTAATCCCATAGAGGGGTTACACAGGCAAATTAGCCAAGACCAAAGACCAGCATAAATGCCTTGTACAAACTGATATATTGTGCTATATAAAAGGTGGAAGAAAAGTGGACGGTGCCCTTACGTGATTGGGCATTAACTATCTCTCAGCTTGACATTTTCTTTCTAGATTGAAAATTGATTTGAGCTGAAAATGTGGTGTGACACAGTGTATTTAACCATACGCGTCAAGTTAAGGAAATAAAGGTATGAAAGAGATAGTGTAATAGTTTAGACTTGATCTGACAGTCATGAATTATCTGACAGAAGAATCGACGAAGTCAAAACCGATATCAGAATCTGTTTTAATGTTATCAATATTTTTTTGGTAAGCAATATGCATACTATCAAAAAAGGTCTGCATAGGAGTCTTACCATAGCAATACTTACCGGAATGAGGTCTAGTTCTGTTGTAAGAATGCAACCAATGATCGACATCTAACTGAAGCTCCTCCAAAGTACTATAAATCTTTTTCCTGAAGATAATATTGTAACATTCATCTTGCATAGTTCTATGAAACCTTTCACATATACCATTAGTCTGTGGAGAGTAAGCTTTGGTTCTAGAATGATCAATATTTTCTACTCCCAAATATAACTGGTAATACCAACTCTCATTATTAATGAACCAAATAAGAAGCATTGCAGAGTTGTTTAACCGTGGAAGGGGAAAGAGAGGTAATAAAATTACACAAAGCGCTCTCAAGCAGAACAATTGTATCGTAGATTTTATTGCGCAAAATGTTCTGTTTTATATATAACCAAAACCTCTCAACAGGATTGAGGTCAGGTGAGTATGGTGGTAGGTATATAATTTCGATATTTTTAGGTATCTTTAAACTTTTTGACTTATGCCAACTAGCGCAATCCATCACGAGAAAAGCCTTTCGTATTCCTAAATATTGCGACATCTGTTCAAGGAATATATTTATACAAGCAGTGTTGACGTTTGGTGCAAATAAGCTAAAATTCTCTCCATTTCTGGGATTAACTGCACTATAGAGATAAAAATTTTCCCTACCTAATTTTACCTTAACCTGTGTCCTACTGCCTTTTTTAAACCACCCATGTCCAACTTTTGAATGTGTACCAAACCGTGATTCATCGAAGAAAAATAGCTCTTTTTCAGAATGCATGACAATAGTTTCATTGAGGTTTTTTTTTAAACTCCTCTTGCTTATTTTTATCCTGTCCACTATGAACTGGTCTTGGTGTGATATATGAGAATTTCATTCTTTGCATATTACGATGTATTGTGGATTTGCTGATATTCAAACCAAATCTTTCTTGGATTCTTATTCTCATTTCTCTAATAGTAATATTGGGGTTTTCCTCCATCCACACCTCAATTTGTTCAAGTTGACTTTGGTTCAATATAGTTTTTCTACGGCATTGAGGTGGAGAAAATAATTTTTCTTCTCTTCCAAATTTTATGTGCTTTATCCATGTAGTAATTGCCTTTCTCGAAATGCAACATATTTTTGCTACAGCTGTTATACTGTGCTTTTTTGCTGCAATTACAGCATTTAGTTTTTTTGCAACATACGCATTATTTCTTACTTTCTTCAGCATCTCTTTTGCTGATTCCACCACTTTTTCATCCAATAATTTTGATCTTAATGCCATCTAAACCTCGCTATTTTACTTACTCCAGTATGGCTTTTTTTCCATTATTGTCTATTCGTTGCTTGTATAGCGGGAATTGGTATAAGCATGATTTCCTGGCTTGCCACAATACTCTGTACCACGATCAGTTAAAATGCGTAGCAATGGAACTTTCTGTTCGTCAAAAAATGGTATAACTCTATCATTGAGAAGATCTGCAGCTGTGATAGCAGTTTTCTCCGTATAAAGTTTAGCAAAGGCCACTCTAGAGTAGGTAGCAATAAAAGTTTGTTGATAAATTCTTCCAATACCTTTGATATTGCCTACATAATAGGTATCTTGACTACCTAAATATCCAGGGTGTTGTGTCTCAATTTCGCCATTGGCTTCTTTTTGTTCCTTAGTTTTTTCTAAAGCAGCAACTTGCTCCTCTGTCAAAATGATACCATCTTGTACCACCTTCGCTTCCAGTGCTTTCAATCTCTTTTTAAAATTTTCGAGGTCGTTTCTTTGCCATATTGACCTTATCCCGCTAGCAGATATTAGAATTCCTTTTTTCTTTAACTCATTAGCTGCTCTTTCTTGTCCATATGCTGGAAACTCTACTGCTATTTTAACTACTGCTTCTTCTGTATCCTTTGGTACTCTATTGGCAAGTAATGGTTTGCTTTTGTTTATCTCATATAATGCTTTTTCCCCTCCCGTTTCATACAGCTCTTTGAAGCGGTAAAATGTATCCCTTGAATATCCCATTACTTTACACGCCTGTGATACATTTCCTAATTGCTTTGCAAGTTCTAGCAACCCCAACTTTGGTTTTAGTATTTTTTCTTGTGTTTTACTCATATCTGACACTCCTTTAAAATTTATTTATATTTTTATCTTACTTTATTAATCTGTCAGATTAAGTCTAAACTATTACATAAAAAGTGACTCGCTTATCTACTTACGAATATGATGATATAGAGAAAGAAATTTGTACTGATTCTATACTCTACAAAGTGGGGAAAAGGATAAAAGAGCAGAGATTAATACGGGAATACACTCAGGAGGACTTGGCAAATAAAATAGGTTCAACACCTAAAGAAATACACGACTATGAACGAGGATATACAGACATTCCAATTGAAACATTATATAAGATAGCAAAGACATTATCAGTTAACATTAAAGCTCTTGGACTAACAGAATATGAAAATGAGCCAGTTTTGAGGTTTGTAGGTAAATGCGAAAAAATTGAGGATCAAGAATTACTGGATACGGTAGCCAGATCTTTATCTGAAGGAATGCAAACTGGTAAAGAAAAGGTAAAAAAAGCAGAGAAAATCAAGCTTGCAAAAGATCTAGTTAAGGAAGGTGTTGCTATTGATATTATTGTGCGAGCAAGTGGCCTAACTGCTGATGAGTGTGAAAATTGAATTGTGTTAAACAATATATTAAGATATAAGTAAAGATAGTTATATATTTAATATTTCTATACAGAATTTTTCTATCACTTTCTGATTGTCCTCTATCATTGCCTTTGCCTCCTGTTGAAGAAATTTGATATTTTTTGATGTAATGTTATCCATGTCAGCCGACGCTAGCTTCAATTGCGATTGTATTCTTGCGTATCTATTGCCTATTACTTGATTCATCTGATAATTTACGCAGTCCAATCCAGAGGCAAACATCACATTTAACAAAGGTTTGATCCAGCCTATTTTTCCAAATCTCCTCGAGTTATACCAATTCCCGCTATACAAGCAACGAATAGACAATAATGGAAAAAAAGCCATACTGGAGTAAGTAAAATAGCGAGGTTTAGATGGCATTAAGATCAAAATTATTGGATGAAAAAGTGGTGGAATCAGCAAAAGAGATGCTGAAGAAAGTAAGAAATAATGCGTATGTTGCAAAAAAACTAAATGCTGTAATTGCAGCAAAAAAGCACAGTATAACAGCTGTAGCAAAAATATGTTGCATTTCGAGAAAGGCAATTACTACATGGATAAAGCACATAAAATTTGGAAGAGAAGAAAAATTATTTTCTCCACCTCAACGCCGTAGAAAAACTATATTGAACCAAAGTCAACTTGAACAAATTGAGGTGTGGATAGAGGAAAACCCCAATATTACTATTAGAGAAATGAGAATAAGAATCCAAGAAAGATTTGGTTTGAATATCAGCAAATCCACAAT includes:
- the glpX gene encoding class II fructose-bisphosphatase, which produces MEDLAYKLVKVTEAAALAAHKLVGLGDEKKADQVAVDAMRMVLNSMEINGTIVIGEGERDEAPMLYIGEKVGTGSGLEIDIAVDPLEGTTICAHYKSGAMSVLAATKKGNFLHAPDVYMEKIAVGKNLPEGVVSLKNSVEGNLGNLAKAKGCKVSDLIVTVLKRERHDELIAKIRKLGAKIKLIDDGDVAAVVSLINGNHDMYIGIGGAPEGVLAAAALRSIGGQIEGRLIFDTDQLKERAKNLNITDPEKVYTVKDMARSESVFIATGVTNGELVDGIKFDQDTCLIHSLIILPGKVVKIQTKSIS
- the ychF gene encoding redox-regulated ATPase YchF; amino-acid sequence: MSFNCGIVGLPNIGKSTLFNALTESSAAEAANYPFCTIEPNVGKVPIRDQRLKQIAAIANSEKTIYNQLEIVDIAGLVKGASKGEGLGNKFLSHIREVDAIVHLLRCFTDDDISHVHSTVDPISDAEIVEMELILADIDSIEKRLPQLEKKAKQGGKELKKQLELMQEVLATLKLGKPARSLEHIDEDEMKSLQLLTTKPVMYVCNVEDTHIITGNELSKRVKKMAEENKSKFYCISAKLEADIANLDSEEEKQNFLLEFGLQESGLDGVARIMYEVLSMITFFTVGPKEARAWPVKIGSTADKAAGVIHTDFEKGFIKAETISFADYIKYGSEPACKDAGKIRFEGRNYIVQDGDIMHFRFNV
- a CDS encoding IS630 family transposase (programmed frameshift) produces the protein MALRSKLLDEKVVESAKEMLKKVRNNAYVAKKLNAVIAAKKHSITAVAKICCISRKAITTWIKHIKFGREEKLFSPPQCRRKTILNQSQLEQIEVWMEENPNITIREMRIRIQERFGLNISKSTIHRNMQRMKFSYITPRPVHSGQDKNKQEEFKKNLNETIVMHSEKELFFFDESRFGTHSKVGHGWFKKGSRTQVKVKLGRENFYLYSAVNPRNGENFSLFAPNVNTACINIFLEQMSQYLGIRKAFLVMDCASWHKSKSLKIPKNIEIIYLPPYSPDLNPVERFWLYIKQNILRNKIYDTIVLLESALCNFITSLSPSTVKQLCNASYLVH